The Triticum aestivum cultivar Chinese Spring chromosome 3A, IWGSC CS RefSeq v2.1, whole genome shotgun sequence genome includes a region encoding these proteins:
- the LOC123058724 gene encoding cyclin-B1-1-like, which yields MEKAILNRLEWNLTVPTPYVFLVRFAKAASSSDHKNDEEMENTVFFFAELALLQYGLVQSKPSMVAAAAVYTARLTLKKTPLWTDTLKHHTGFTEAQLMDAAKILVASHSTAPDSKLKVVYKKLLILVILSITLVSVYFDLNIGCLIIGILKSEEHDHDSKDPQTRIENLGSTYQNLTIGTYLKKEKTCHNPKIKRPDYRAWPV from the exons ATGGAGAAGGCCATCCTGAACAGGCTGGAGTGGAACCTGACGGTGCCCACGCCCTACGTCTTTCTGGTGCGTTTCGCCAAGGCCGCGTCTTCCTCAGATCACAAGAACGACGAGGAG ATGGAGAACACCGTCTTCTTCTTCGCGGAGCTGGCGCTGCTGCAGTACGGGCTGGTGCAGTCCAAGCCCTCCATGGTGGCCGCCGCTGCTGTCTACACCGCCAGGCTCACCCTCAAGAAGACCCCTTTGTGGACCGACACTCTGAAGCACCACACTGGCTTTACTGAAGCACAGCTGAT GGACGCTGCCAAGATCCTGGTGGCCTCGCACTCCACCGCACCTGACAGCAAGCTGAAGGTTGTCTACAAGAA ATTATTGATTCTTGTTATTTTAAGTATTACACTTGTTTCTGTCTATTTTGATTTAAATATTGGCTGTTTAATTATTGGCATATTGAAATCTGAGGAACATGAccatgacagcaaggacccacaaACCAGAATCGAAAATTTGGGATCCACTTATCAGAACCTGACAATTGGGACCTATTTGAAAAAAGAAAAAACGTGccacaacccaaaaataaaaaggccGGATTATAGGGCCTGGCCCGTGTAG